Proteins from a single region of Azospira inquinata:
- the fliW gene encoding flagellar assembly protein FliW translates to MQVQTYLFGTIEVNPETIITFPDGFTGFEDCKRFKLIHEQLEGEPVSYTLQSVDRYDVAFQIMDPATLGFHYELEVTEPEMAKLQVKSPEEVAVMVMLFKRANAQGNGDSGLRASFRAPLLINPVARLGLQKVIRAVQPKVTLTNLSSAV, encoded by the coding sequence ATGCAGGTTCAAACCTATCTTTTCGGCACCATCGAGGTGAATCCGGAAACCATCATCACCTTTCCCGACGGTTTCACCGGTTTTGAGGACTGCAAGCGTTTCAAGCTCATTCACGAACAACTGGAAGGGGAGCCGGTGAGCTATACCCTCCAGTCCGTAGACCGTTATGACGTGGCCTTCCAGATCATGGACCCGGCCACCCTGGGCTTTCATTACGAACTGGAAGTGACCGAACCGGAAATGGCCAAGCTCCAGGTCAAATCCCCGGAAGAAGTAGCCGTGATGGTCATGCTCTTCAAGCGGGCCAATGCCCAGGGAAACGGGGACAGCGGTCTGCGGGCCAGCTTCCGGGCGCCCCTGCTGATTAACCCGGTGGCCCGTCTGGGCCTGCAAAAGGTGATCCGGGCCGTGCAGCCCAAGGTGACCTTGACCAATCTGAGCAGCGCCGTCTAA